A single Corvus hawaiiensis isolate bCorHaw1 chromosome 24, bCorHaw1.pri.cur, whole genome shotgun sequence DNA region contains:
- the PSMA5 gene encoding proteasome subunit alpha type-5, producing the protein MFLTRSEYDRGVNTFSPEGRLFQVEYAIEAIKLGSTAIGIQTSEGVCLAVEKRITSPLMEPSSIEKIVEIDSHIGCAMSGLIADAKTLIDKARVETQNHWFTYNETMTVESVTQAVSNLALQFGEEDADPGAMSRPFGVALLFGGVDEKGPQLFHMDPSGTFVQCDARAIGSASEGAQSSLQEVYHKSMTLKEAIKSSLVILKQVMEEKLNATNIELATVEPGMKFHMYTKEELEEVIKDI; encoded by the exons ATGTTCCTCACACGCTCCGAGTACGACCG GGGTGTGAACACGTTCTCTCCAGAGGGGAGGCTCTTCCAGGTGGAATATGCCATCGAGGCCATAAAG CTTGGCTCCACAGCCATCGGGATCCAGACCTCAGAGGGAGTTTGCCTGGCTGTGGAGAAGAGGATCACATCTCCCCTCATGGAGCCCAGCAGCATCGAGAAGATCGTGGAGATTGACTCCCACATTG GGTGTGCCATGAGTGGCCTAATAGCTGATGCAAAGACTTTAATTGACAAGGCCAGAGTGGAGACTCAG aatCACTGGTTCACCTACAACGAGACGATGACGGTGGAGAGTGTGACACAGGCTGTGTCTAACCTGGCCCTGCAGTTCGGGGAGGAAGATGCCGATCCAGGAGCCATG tCCCGCCCGTTCGGTGTCGCTCTGCTCTTCGGAGGAGTGGATGAGAAGGGACCCCAGCT gtTCCACATGGATCCCTCGGGAACATTCGTGCAGTGCGATGCCAGAGCCATCGGCTCCGCCTCAgagggagcccagagctccctgcaggAGGTTTACCACAAG TCCATGACGCTAAAGGAAGCCATCAAATCTTCCCTGGTCATCCTGAAACAGGTCATGGAGGAGAAACTAAATGCCACCAACATCGAG cttgcCACGGTGGAGCCTGGGATGAAATTCCACATGTACACAAAAGAGGAGCTTGAGGAGGTCATCAAGGATATttga
- the SYPL2 gene encoding synaptophysin-like protein 2 — MSEPGAPAAGDKAPRLQDRVLRGLHWGRLQEPLGFIKVLEWLFAIFAFGSCGSFSGETGATVKCDGSGMTVINIQFGYPFRLYQIPFGMPNCEDEAEAHTLYLVGDFSAPAEFFVTLGVFSFLYSMAALVLYLRFHSLYTENTKLPFIDFCVTICFAFFWLVAAAAWGKGLSDVKAATRPSTLISAMGVCQGDEVLCSAGTMPAFGLANISVLFGFLNFLLWAGNCWFVLRETPWLRPPAPRDSAAEQGAIDKQ, encoded by the exons atGTCGGAGCCCGGCGCCCCCGCGGCCGGTGATAAAGCGCCCCGGCTCCAG GACCGTGTCCTGCGTGGGCTGCACTGGGGCCGCCTCCAGGAGCCCCTGGGCTTCATCAAGGTGCTGGAATGG CTCTTTGCCATCTTCGCCTTCGGCTCCTGCGGCTCCTTCAGCGGCGAGACCGGAGCCACAGTGAAGTGTGACGGCAGCGGGATGACGGTCATCAACATCCAGTTCGGATACCCCTTCAG GTTATACCAGATTCCCTTTGGGATGCCGAATTGTGAGGATGAAGCAGAAGCCCACACTCTGTACCTTGTTGGGGATTTCTCTGCTCCCGCTGAGTTTTTTGTGACCCTGGgggtcttctccttcctctaCTCCATGGCGGCTCTTGTGCTCTACCTCCGCTTCCATTCCCTGTACACCGAAAACACGAAGCTCCCCTTCATA GATTTCTGTGTCACCATCTGCTTTGCCTTCTTCTGGTTGGTGGCAGCGGCAGCGTGGGGCAAGGGGCTGAGTGACGTGAAGGCAGCCACGCGCCCCTCCACCCTCATCTCTGCCATGGGGGTCTGCCAGGGCGATGAGGTGCTCTGCAGTGCCGGCACCATGCCGGCCTTTGGGCTGGCCAACATCTCCGTG ctctttgGGTTCCTCAACTTCCTGCTGTGGGCCGGGAACTGCTGGTTCGTGCTGCGGGAGACGCCGTGGCTGCGACCGCCCGCGCCCCGCGACAGCGCGGCCGAGCAAGGCGCCATCGACAAGCAGTGA